From Nitrospirota bacterium, one genomic window encodes:
- a CDS encoding type II secretion system F family protein, with product MIDKTLNINDLLITFEVMADSSHKGVPWEIIFDNLKDIVSYSARNVIERVKENKLKGYDISASLKKAGISDILCSIVEAGERHGKLPESLDVCRDIIKHEKEMRDTVRELTMY from the coding sequence ACCCTCAACATAAACGACCTTCTTATAACTTTTGAGGTTATGGCTGACTCATCACACAAAGGTGTTCCATGGGAGATAATCTTTGATAACCTTAAAGATATTGTTTCTTACAGTGCGAGGAATGTAATAGAGAGGGTAAAAGAGAATAAACTGAAGGGTTATGACATCTCTGCTTCCTTAAAGAAGGCAGGCATTTCGGATATCCTTTGTTCCATAGTTGAGGCAGGTGAAAGACATGGTAAACTGCCTGAATCTTTAGATGTCTGTAGAGATATCATAAAGCATGAAAAAGAGATGAGGGATACTGTAAGGGAACTTACAATGTAT